A stretch of the Chitinispirillales bacterium ANBcel5 genome encodes the following:
- a CDS encoding phosphoribosylaminoimidazolecarboxamide formyltransferase, producing the protein MNELILRYGCNPHQAPARIFSPDGELPLTVLNGTPGYINLLDALNSWQLVKELQEQLGMVAATSFKHVSPAGAAVAVPLTKELKKAYFVDDMELSDAATAYARARGADRVSSFGDWAAFSSTVDKSAAMLLKREVSDGVIAPDYDPEALEILKTKKGGKFAILQIDKNYSPSGAEVRDVYGICFEQKRNDITLDRSTLENVVSENKDFPESAVRDLILAQVTLKYTQSNSVCFASGGQVIGVGAGQQSRIHCTRLAASKADRWFLRQHNKVLNLQFNEKITRPVRDNAIDQYFEENLTPAEMYVFQSNFKSDPEWFSKDERREWLNLMDGVSLASDAFFPFRDNIDRAQQSGVKYIAQPGGSVRDDAVIEACNEYGMSMAFSSVRLFHH; encoded by the coding sequence ATGAACGAACTTATTTTAAGGTATGGCTGTAATCCTCATCAGGCCCCGGCCAGGATTTTTTCACCGGATGGAGAACTTCCATTAACGGTGCTCAATGGAACGCCCGGGTATATCAATCTTCTTGATGCACTGAACTCATGGCAGCTTGTAAAGGAACTTCAGGAACAGCTGGGCATGGTCGCAGCTACCTCTTTTAAGCATGTCAGCCCAGCAGGCGCTGCTGTTGCTGTTCCATTAACTAAAGAGCTCAAAAAAGCCTACTTTGTTGATGATATGGAGCTTTCGGACGCGGCTACCGCCTATGCACGGGCCAGAGGGGCTGACAGAGTTTCTTCCTTTGGTGACTGGGCTGCTTTTAGCTCTACTGTAGATAAAAGCGCAGCAATGCTGCTTAAACGTGAAGTAAGTGATGGGGTTATTGCGCCCGACTACGATCCGGAAGCCCTGGAGATTTTAAAAACTAAAAAGGGTGGTAAATTTGCTATACTGCAGATCGATAAAAATTACTCTCCCTCAGGGGCTGAGGTGAGAGATGTCTATGGTATCTGCTTTGAACAAAAAAGAAATGATATTACCTTAGACCGCTCTACACTAGAGAATGTGGTTTCGGAAAATAAGGATTTTCCTGAATCTGCTGTAAGAGACCTTATTCTTGCTCAGGTAACACTTAAATATACCCAGTCAAATTCGGTTTGTTTTGCCTCCGGAGGGCAGGTTATAGGAGTAGGAGCAGGGCAACAGTCCCGGATTCACTGCACCCGTCTGGCTGCTTCCAAGGCAGACAGGTGGTTTTTACGACAGCACAATAAAGTCTTGAATCTGCAGTTTAATGAAAAAATAACCCGTCCGGTACGTGACAATGCAATCGATCAGTACTTTGAAGAAAACCTTACACCTGCAGAGATGTATGTGTTTCAGAGTAATTTTAAATCTGACCCTGAATGGTTTTCTAAGGATGAGAGACGTGAGTGGTTAAATCTAATGGATGGAGTATCGCTTGCTTCAGATGCATTTTTCCCTTTTAGAGACAATATCGATCGTGCACAACAAAGTGGGGTAAAATACATTGCCCAACCCGGTGGATCTGTAAGGGATGATGCTGTAATTGAAGCCTGTAATGAGTATGGGATGTCTATGGCTTTCTCATCTGTAAGATTATTTCATCACTGA
- the proS gene encoding proline--tRNA ligase, which produces MSKKRTAITPTRQEDYPEWYQQVVKASDLAENSPVRGCMVIKPWGYALWENIQRVLDGMFKATGHKNAYFPLFIPKSFLEKEAQHVEGFAKECAVVTHHRLEAGAEGKLVPAGELEEPLIVRPTSETIIGAMFSKWVQSYRDLPLLINQWANVVRWEMRTRMFLRTAEFLWQEGHTVHATAQEAQQETMKMLRVYADFAENYMAMPVIQGEKTESERFPGADTTYCIEAMMQDRKALQAGTSHFLGQNFSKASEIKFQNDAGVEEFAWTTSWGVSTRLVGGLIMTHGDDDGLMIPPKLAPSHIVIIPVIHGDDTASEVMEYCQSLASQLRDKQYDKRAVEVEVDTRDMRGGDKVWSWIKKGAPVYLEIGPRDIASDSVFVGRRDKSRKERYSQPRAEFVAKVAELLDDIQNSMFEKAKKFRDSNIVTIDTKDDFYNFFTPKNKNKPEIHGGFAMAHWNGSKEVEEKIKNDLNVTIRCIPLDANEEQGKCIITGELSKRRVVFGKSY; this is translated from the coding sequence ATGTCTAAAAAGAGAACAGCAATTACTCCGACTAGGCAGGAAGATTATCCTGAATGGTATCAGCAGGTTGTTAAGGCATCTGATCTGGCTGAAAATTCACCGGTCCGGGGATGTATGGTAATAAAGCCCTGGGGGTATGCTCTGTGGGAAAATATTCAGCGTGTATTAGATGGTATGTTTAAGGCTACCGGTCATAAGAATGCCTATTTCCCTCTGTTTATTCCCAAAAGTTTTCTCGAAAAAGAGGCACAGCATGTTGAAGGGTTTGCAAAGGAGTGTGCTGTTGTTACTCATCACAGGCTCGAGGCCGGCGCTGAAGGTAAACTTGTTCCCGCCGGCGAGCTGGAAGAACCCCTCATTGTACGACCTACTTCAGAGACCATTATAGGTGCTATGTTTTCAAAGTGGGTGCAGTCTTACCGCGATCTGCCACTGCTTATTAATCAGTGGGCAAATGTGGTGCGGTGGGAGATGAGGACTCGAATGTTTCTGCGTACCGCCGAATTTCTATGGCAGGAGGGGCATACCGTTCATGCCACAGCACAAGAGGCGCAGCAGGAAACCATGAAAATGCTACGGGTCTATGCCGATTTCGCGGAAAACTACATGGCCATGCCGGTCATTCAGGGTGAAAAAACCGAAAGTGAGCGCTTCCCTGGCGCCGATACTACCTATTGTATCGAAGCAATGATGCAGGACCGTAAAGCGCTTCAGGCCGGTACATCGCACTTTCTTGGCCAGAACTTTTCTAAGGCTTCAGAGATTAAATTCCAGAATGATGCGGGGGTTGAGGAGTTTGCATGGACTACATCATGGGGAGTATCAACACGACTGGTGGGCGGACTCATTATGACCCACGGTGATGATGATGGCTTAATGATACCTCCTAAACTTGCTCCTTCACACATTGTAATAATACCCGTTATACATGGTGATGACACTGCTTCTGAGGTGATGGAGTACTGTCAAAGTTTGGCTTCCCAACTCAGGGACAAGCAGTACGATAAACGGGCGGTTGAAGTGGAAGTAGACACCCGGGATATGCGGGGGGGAGATAAGGTTTGGTCATGGATAAAAAAAGGCGCGCCCGTTTATCTTGAAATCGGTCCCCGGGATATCGCATCTGATTCGGTTTTTGTGGGAAGAAGGGATAAGAGCCGTAAAGAGCGCTATAGTCAGCCACGGGCAGAGTTTGTGGCTAAGGTCGCAGAACTGCTTGATGACATTCAAAACTCTATGTTTGAGAAGGCCAAAAAATTCCGTGACAGCAATATTGTAACTATCGATACCAAAGATGACTTTTATAACTTCTTCACTCCAAAGAACAAAAACAAGCCCGAAATTCACGGTGGGTTTGCAATGGCACACTGGAATGGCTCTAAAGAGGTGGAGGAGAAGATTAAAAATGATCTCAATGTAACAATACGCTGTATACCGCTTGATGCAAATGAAGAACAAGGTAAGTGTATTATCACGGGTGAGCTTTCCAAAAGAAGAGTGGTATTTGGAAAATCCTATTAA
- a CDS encoding VOC family protein, producing MKYCWTTVYVRDLDQSIKFYKEIIGLKLNRRANVTDTRELAFLGEGETQIELICDKSVGEPQIGSGISLGFVTESLEEMITFLGEKGIDVHSGPKQPNPTIRFFYVLDPNGVKIQFVEFVKAK from the coding sequence ATGAAATACTGCTGGACAACTGTTTATGTGAGAGACCTTGACCAGTCAATTAAGTTTTATAAGGAGATTATCGGACTAAAACTTAACAGGCGGGCCAATGTAACGGATACAAGAGAGCTGGCGTTTCTTGGTGAAGGTGAGACACAGATTGAGCTGATATGTGATAAGAGTGTCGGGGAGCCCCAGATCGGCTCAGGGATTTCGCTTGGTTTTGTTACCGAATCGTTGGAAGAGATGATTACGTTTCTGGGTGAAAAGGGTATAGATGTCCACTCGGGGCCTAAACAGCCTAACCCCACCATTCGCTTTTTTTATGTGCTGGATCCAAACGGGGTAAAAATACAGTTTGTGGAGTTTGTTAAGGCTAAATAG
- a CDS encoding cation diffusion facilitator family transporter, producing the protein MNPEQRALQARRITLLGSLFNLFLAALKFFAGVLGQSQAMIADALHSLSDLITDIVVLIGIRLAKKPTDKCHHWGHGKFETLSTVIIGIALGYAAISIGISGTGQLVTVIREGQLPVRPGRIAFLIAVVSIAAKEALYHSTVAVGKRIGSSSVVANAVHHRSDAFSSIGTALGVGAASFFGSWWTVLDPAAAVLVSAFILKTALGILKNSISELLEKSLPESNIREIESIACSVEGVSNPHNIRARMVGPSPVIELHIRVASDMDVYHAHEISSALEARLRERFGEYTFITVHIEPD; encoded by the coding sequence ATGAACCCTGAACAACGCGCATTACAAGCCCGACGAATTACCCTCCTTGGTTCTCTTTTTAATCTTTTTCTTGCAGCTCTGAAATTTTTTGCCGGTGTTTTGGGACAGAGTCAGGCGATGATCGCCGATGCGCTTCATTCCCTTTCAGATCTAATTACCGATATAGTTGTTTTGATTGGGATCAGGCTGGCCAAAAAGCCAACCGATAAGTGTCATCACTGGGGACACGGGAAATTTGAGACATTAAGCACCGTTATTATCGGAATTGCTTTAGGCTATGCTGCTATAAGCATTGGTATTTCCGGTACGGGACAGCTTGTTACTGTTATAAGAGAGGGGCAGTTACCTGTTCGGCCCGGCAGAATAGCATTTTTGATAGCAGTAGTGTCCATTGCAGCTAAAGAAGCACTGTATCACAGTACAGTTGCGGTTGGTAAAAGGATCGGTAGCAGTTCGGTTGTGGCCAACGCGGTGCATCACCGCTCGGATGCCTTTTCCTCCATCGGTACCGCTCTTGGGGTTGGGGCTGCGTCCTTTTTTGGTAGCTGGTGGACTGTTCTGGATCCTGCAGCAGCAGTTCTGGTAAGTGCCTTTATTTTAAAAACTGCATTGGGGATTTTAAAAAACAGTATCAGCGAACTGCTTGAAAAATCACTTCCCGAAAGTAATATTCGTGAAATAGAATCTATTGCGTGCAGTGTTGAAGGTGTAAGTAATCCGCACAATATCCGGGCACGTATGGTAGGCCCTTCACCGGTGATAGAACTTCACATCCGGGTCGCCTCTGATATGGATGTGTATCATGCCCATGAGATTTCAAGCGCGCTTGAAGCGCGTTTGCGTGAACGGTTCGGTGAATATACGTTTATAACGGTACACATTGAACCGGATTAG